The sequence below is a genomic window from Candidatus Omnitrophota bacterium.
GTGCCGCCGCACGATGCGCTGCAGGGCATCCGCAGCCAGATCATGAATAAAGCGCGGGCGGCCGGCGTGCCCGTCGAGAAACACCACCACGAGGTGGCCACGGCAGGCCAGTGCGAGATCGACATGCGCTACGCCTCACTGACAAAAATGGCCGACCATCTGATGATGCTCAAGTACATCATCAAGAATGTCGCCCACGCGAACAACAGAGTGGCGACCTTCATGCCCAAGCCGCTCTTCGGCGACAACGGCTCCGGCATGCACACCCACCAGAGCATCACCAAATCCGGCACGAATACGTTCTTCGACAAGAACGGATATGCCAAGATCAGCCAGATGTGCAAGTGGTACATCGGCGGTTTGATCAAGCACGCGCCGGCGATTCTCGCCTTCGCCGCCCCGACGACCAACTCGTATAAGCGGCTCGTCCCTGGCTACGAGGCGCCAGTCAACTTGGCGTATTCGGCGCGTAACCGCTCGGCGATCTGCCGCATCCCGGTCTACGTGGACTACCCCAAGAGCAAGCGGGTGGAGTTCCGCGCACCGGATCCAGCCTGCAACCCGTACATCTCGTTTGCCGCGATGCTCATGGCCGGGTTGGACGGGATTCAGAACCGGATCGATCCGGGCAAGCCGGTGGATGAGAATATTTATGAAATGGCATCCGACCGAGCCCCCAAACAGGTGCCTGGCTCGCTCGGCGAGTCGCTCGATGCCCTGGAGAAGGACCACGACTTCCTCGTGAAGGGCGGGGTCTTCACCAAGGATGTCATCGAGGTGTGGCTCGAGTACAAGCGGCTGGAGATCGACAAGGTCCGCTTGCGGCCGCATCCGTATGAGTTCTACCTGTACTTCGACGCCTAAAACCGCAGATTGGCGAAGCAAAGGCGATATCAGATATCGAATTCGATATCTGATATCGCCTTGTGCCTTCAGAGATGACGCTCTTGGTCATTCAGCATGTGCCGCATGAGCGGCTGGGGACGTTTGAACCGATATTCATGCAGAGCGGCTTGACGATTCGCACGCTCAACGCGGCTGATACACAAGCCATATGGCCGAAACCCGACGACGCAAACGGCATCGTGTCCATGGGTGGGCCGCAGAGCGTGTATGAGCAGAGGAAGTACCCGTGGATCAAGAAGGAGTTGGCGTTTTTAGAAGAGGCCATCGCCGCAAAACGGCCGATCCTCGGCGTGTGCCTGGGCGCGCAGATGCTGGCGGCCGCGTTGGGGGCGAAGGTGACCAAGAATCCGCAGAAGGAAATCGGCTGGTATCCCTTGATGCGCGAGCCCGGAGCTGACGGCGATCCGATGTGGGACATCTTCGGCCAAACCGAGACCGTCTTCCAATGGCACGGCGATACGTTTGCGCTGCCCAAGGGCGCGGTGCAGTTGGCGAGCTCGCCGCTGTGCGCTCAGCAGGCCTTTCGCTACGGCGACAACGCCTACGGCGTGCAGTTTCACGTCGAAGTCACCGAAGCGATCATCCGCGCGTGGATGCGCGTCCCAGGCAATCGCGCAGAACTCGCGTCCCTGCGAGGGACGATTGATCCCATGACGATCCGTCGACAATCGCCGCAGCACATCAATCGACTTCAAGTGCTCGGCCACCATGTTGCGACGACATTTGCACACCATGCCCGCAGCCATTAAGCGCCTCTTACGCAAAGACAAGCAGTACGTGCTCCGGCTCGCCAAAGAGCACGACGTGCGCTTCATCCGCCTGTGGTTCACCGATATCCTCGGGATGCTCAAGAGCTTCGCCATCACCATCGATGAGCTGGAGAAAGCTCTGGAAGAGGGCATGGGGTTCGATGGCTCTTCCATCGAAGGCTTCGCGCGCATCGATGAGTCGGACATGCTCGCCCTCCCCGATCCGAACACCTTCTGCATTCTGCCGTGGCGGCCCAAGGAAAACGCTGTGGCGAGAATGTTCTGCGATGTGACCTATCCTGGCGGGAAATTGTTTGAAGGCGATCCGCGCTCTGTGCTCAAGCGCAACCTGGCTCACGCGAGCAAACTGGGCCTGACCTTTTACGTCGGCCCGGAGCTCGAGTTCTTCTTTTTCAAAAGCAGCGAGGCCCCAGTGCCCATTGATGTGGGGGGATACTTTGATCTGACCCCGCTGGATGCCGCCTCTGACATCCGCCGCGATATCATCTTGGCGATGGAAGAGATGGGGATCGGTGTGGAATATTCGCACCATGAGGCCGCACCTTCCCAGCACGAGATCGAT
It includes:
- a CDS encoding gamma-glutamyl-gamma-aminobutyrate hydrolase family protein (Members of this family of hydrolases with an active site Cys residue belong to MEROPS family C26.), whose translation is MTLLVIQHVPHERLGTFEPIFMQSGLTIRTLNAADTQAIWPKPDDANGIVSMGGPQSVYEQRKYPWIKKELAFLEEAIAAKRPILGVCLGAQMLAAALGAKVTKNPQKEIGWYPLMREPGADGDPMWDIFGQTETVFQWHGDTFALPKGAVQLASSPLCAQQAFRYGDNAYGVQFHVEVTEAIIRAWMRVPGNRAELASLRGTIDPMTIRRQSPQHINRLQVLGHHVATTFAHHARSH
- the glnA gene encoding type I glutamate--ammonia ligase translates to RDPRYIAKKAEAYLTKTGIGDVSYWGPEPEFFIFDDIRFDSTENSAYYYIDSIEGEWNSGKDEKPNLGYKPRFKEGYFPVPPHDALQGIRSQIMNKARAAGVPVEKHHHEVATAGQCEIDMRYASLTKMADHLMMLKYIIKNVAHANNRVATFMPKPLFGDNGSGMHTHQSITKSGTNTFFDKNGYAKISQMCKWYIGGLIKHAPAILAFAAPTTNSYKRLVPGYEAPVNLAYSARNRSAICRIPVYVDYPKSKRVEFRAPDPACNPYISFAAMLMAGLDGIQNRIDPGKPVDENIYEMASDRAPKQVPGSLGESLDALEKDHDFLVKGGVFTKDVIEVWLEYKRLEIDKVRLRPHPYEFYLYFDA